In Archangium violaceum, the following are encoded in one genomic region:
- a CDS encoding ABC transporter permease, translating into MSPRNFWPLVALAALLVFNLVFTTGFARLEFRDGRLFGALVDIFQNGAPVMLLAVGMTLVIALGGIDLSVGSVMALAGAVAALLMTEHGQPVPLAVVAALGTALVIGALNGALVTYGGVQPIIVTLVTLVMGRGLAQALTQDQKVRFESPAFEFLGNGTVVGLPVPVLIVAAVFVLVALLLRKTATGLYIEATGGNPQAARLCGLRVHTIQMTAYMASGLCAGLAGLIAAADIKEADVANSGLYLELDAILAVVLGGTSLTGGRANLVGSIIGATFIQTLTIMLQMRGVITEHTLIIKAIVALGVCFMQTAAFERMVRRFRPAEGA; encoded by the coding sequence ATGAGTCCTAGGAATTTCTGGCCGCTTGTGGCCCTGGCGGCGCTGCTGGTCTTCAACCTCGTCTTCACCACGGGCTTCGCCAGGCTCGAGTTCCGGGATGGCCGGCTCTTCGGCGCGCTCGTGGACATCTTCCAGAACGGCGCCCCCGTGATGCTGCTCGCGGTGGGCATGACGCTGGTGATCGCCCTGGGTGGAATCGACCTGTCGGTCGGCTCGGTGATGGCGCTCGCGGGAGCGGTGGCGGCGCTGCTGATGACCGAGCACGGGCAGCCCGTCCCCCTGGCGGTCGTGGCCGCCCTGGGCACGGCCCTGGTGATTGGAGCCCTCAACGGCGCGCTCGTCACCTACGGTGGCGTCCAACCCATCATCGTCACACTCGTGACGCTGGTGATGGGACGGGGGCTGGCGCAGGCGCTCACCCAGGACCAGAAGGTCCGCTTCGAGAGCCCGGCCTTCGAGTTCCTCGGCAACGGCACCGTGGTGGGCCTGCCGGTCCCGGTCCTGATCGTCGCGGCCGTGTTCGTCCTCGTGGCCCTGCTGCTGAGGAAGACGGCGACGGGCCTCTACATCGAGGCCACCGGCGGCAATCCCCAGGCGGCCCGGCTCTGCGGCTTGAGGGTGCACACCATCCAGATGACGGCCTACATGGCCAGCGGGCTGTGCGCGGGGCTCGCCGGCCTCATCGCGGCGGCCGACATCAAGGAGGCGGACGTCGCCAACAGCGGGCTCTACCTCGAGCTGGACGCCATCCTGGCCGTGGTGCTGGGCGGGACCAGCCTGACAGGTGGCCGTGCCAACCTCGTGGGCTCGATCATCGGCGCCACCTTCATCCAGACGCTCACCATCATGCTCCAGATGCGAGGTGTCATCACCGAGCACACGCTCATCATCAAGGCGATCGTTGCGCTGGGTGTCTGCTTCATGCAGACGGCGGCGTTCGAGCGCATGGTGCGGCGGTTCCGCCCCGCGGAGGGTGCATGA
- a CDS encoding ABC transporter permease subunit gives MNFLRKHVTVLAGVLAYVLLYAAAALRYDGFFSLPIFINFLSNNAVLGIVAVGMTFVILSGGIDLSVGAVMSFSSVLIGVLVMDHHWNVFAAIGLALACGTTLGALLGTLIHTTGIKPFIVTLAGMFFVRGLAFIIHLESIAIVDPRHTAIATTRIGSLPLTAVLFLAFVAIGWYVAVLTPFGRNIYALGGGEEAALLMGLPVKRTKIAVYAVSGFCASFAGAVLTFYLSSGSHLEGVGMELDAIATVVIGGTLLAGGVGSVFGTLVGVLMLGLVLTSITTYEGMLSSGLTRVAIGALLLGFVLLQKLLTRRIVGVGRAT, from the coding sequence ATGAACTTCCTCCGCAAACACGTCACGGTGCTGGCGGGAGTCCTGGCCTACGTGCTGCTCTATGCCGCAGCGGCGCTGAGGTACGACGGCTTCTTCTCGCTGCCGATCTTCATCAACTTCCTCTCCAACAACGCGGTGCTCGGCATCGTCGCGGTGGGCATGACGTTCGTCATCCTCTCGGGAGGCATCGACCTCTCCGTCGGGGCCGTCATGTCCTTCTCCAGTGTGCTCATCGGGGTCCTCGTCATGGACCACCACTGGAACGTCTTCGCCGCGATCGGACTGGCGCTCGCGTGCGGGACCACCCTCGGGGCCCTGCTCGGGACCCTCATCCACACGACCGGCATCAAGCCCTTCATCGTCACGCTGGCCGGGATGTTCTTCGTGCGAGGGCTCGCGTTCATCATCCACCTCGAGTCGATCGCCATCGTGGATCCGCGCCATACCGCCATCGCGACCACGCGGATTGGCTCGCTGCCCCTGACGGCGGTCCTGTTCCTGGCGTTCGTCGCCATCGGTTGGTACGTCGCGGTGCTCACGCCCTTCGGCCGGAACATCTACGCGCTCGGAGGGGGCGAGGAGGCCGCGCTCCTGATGGGATTGCCCGTCAAGCGCACCAAGATCGCCGTCTACGCCGTGAGCGGCTTCTGTGCGTCCTTCGCCGGCGCCGTGCTCACCTTCTATCTCTCGAGCGGCAGCCACCTGGAAGGTGTCGGGATGGAGCTCGATGCGATCGCGACCGTGGTGATTGGAGGAACCCTCCTCGCGGGCGGAGTCGGCTCCGTGTTCGGCACGCTCGTCGGAGTCCTGATGCTCGGCCTCGTCCTGACGTCGATCACCACGTACGAGGGCATGTTGAGCTCCGGGCTGACCCGTGTCGCCATCGGGGCGCTCCTGCTCGGGTTCGTGCTGCTGCAGAAGCTGCTGACGCGGCGGATCGTCGGCGTGGGACGGGCCACGTAG